The Candidatus Binatus sp. genome contains a region encoding:
- a CDS encoding RidA family protein codes for MKTSIHTRQAPAAIGPYSQAVEQHGLVFCSGQVGLDPASGALVEGGIEFETRRVLQNLGEVLAAAGLDFVDVVKTTVFMIDLAEFEIVNRVYAEHFDPPYPARSTVQVAALPRHARIEIDAIALKRD; via the coding sequence ATGAAAACCTCGATTCACACCAGGCAGGCGCCCGCCGCGATCGGTCCCTATTCGCAGGCGGTCGAGCAACACGGGTTGGTCTTCTGCTCGGGGCAGGTCGGTCTCGACCCGGCGTCGGGCGCTCTGGTCGAAGGCGGGATCGAATTCGAGACCCGGCGCGTGCTCCAGAACCTCGGCGAAGTGCTCGCGGCTGCGGGACTGGATTTCGTCGATGTGGTCAAGACCACCGTCTTCATGATCGATCTCGCCGAGTTTGAAATCGTCAACCGCGTGTACGCAGAGCATTTCGATCCGCCGTATCCGGCGCGCTCGACCGTGCAGGTGGCGGCGCTGCCGCGCCACGCGCGAATCGAGATCGACGCGATCGCGCTGAAACGCGACTGA